The Alphaproteobacteria bacterium LSUCC0719 genomic interval CCCAGATCGGCAAACATCGATGTCAGACCGTCCGCCTGCGCCACGGTGCGCGGGAACCCATCGAGGATCACGCCGTTGGCGCAATCCGGATTCTGCATCCGCTCGCCGATCATGCCGAGGATGATGTCATCCGACACCAGATCGCCACGATCCATGATCTCCTTGGCGCGAAGGCCAAGGTCCGTTCCCGCATCGATCGCCGCGCGAAGCATGTCGCCGGTCGAAAGCTGGACCATGCCGCGATCATCGACCAGGCGCTTGGCCTGTGTCCCCTTGCCGGCGCCGGGGGCCCCAAACAGAATGATGTTCATCGGCCCCGCCCCTTCAGCTTCGACTTCTTCACCAGCCCTTCATATTGATGGGCCAGAAGATGCGACTGAACCTGACCGACGGTATCCAGGGTCACTGTCACGACGATGAGAAGCGACGTGCCGCCGAAATAGAACGGCACCGAATACTGACTGATCAGGATTTCGGGAAGCAGACAGACAATCGAAAGATAGGCAGCACCCAGAACGGTCAGGCGCGTCAGCACGCTGTCGAGATAATCTGCCGTGGTCTTGCCGGGGCGAATGCCCGGAATATAGCCACCATAGCGGCGCAGATTGTCAGCCGTATCCTGGGGATTGAACACGATCGCCGTATAGAAGAAGGCGAAGAACACGATCAACCCGATATAGATACCAAGATAGAGCGGCTGGCCGCGACCAAGCAGGGCGTTCAGTGTGACAAGCCATTCGGCGCCACCTTCCTGACCACCCGTCAGATTGATGATCGACACCGGCATCAACAGAAGCGATGAGGCGAAAATCGGCGGAATGACGCCCGGCACATTGATCTTCAACGGCAGGAATGACTGATCCCCGCCAAAGACCTTGTTGCCATGCTGACGTTTTGGATATTGCACGACGATCTTGCGAACCGAGCGTTCGATGAAGACGATGAACGCAATCACCGCGATTGCCATCGCGAACAGCACGACGATCAGGATCGCCGACAGCGCGCCTGTACGGCCAAGCTCCAGCGTGCCTGCAAGTGCGGACGGCACCTCGGCAATAATGCCGGAAAAGATGATCAGCGAGATCCCGTTGCCGACACCGCGGCTGGTGATCTGTTCGCCAAGCCACATCAGGAACAGCGTGCCGCCAACCAGCGTTGTCACCGTTGTGACCCGGAAGAACAGCCCCGGATCACCGACAACACCGGATGAAGCTTCCA includes:
- the secY gene encoding preprotein translocase subunit SecY; the encoded protein is MATSADRMAAGVGLGAFAKAEELKKRIWFTLGALIIYRLGTYLPLPGINPDALSDIFSQQSSGILGMFDMFSGGALGRMTIFALNIMPYITASIIMQLMTAIVPTLEQLKKDGEAGRKQINQYTRYLTVLLATVQGYGIAVGLEASSGVVGDPGLFFRVTTVTTLVGGTLFLMWLGEQITSRGVGNGISLIIFSGIIAEVPSALAGTLELGRTGALSAILIVVLFAMAIAVIAFIVFIERSVRKIVVQYPKRQHGNKVFGGDQSFLPLKINVPGVIPPIFASSLLLMPVSIINLTGGQEGGAEWLVTLNALLGRGQPLYLGIYIGLIVFFAFFYTAIVFNPQDTADNLRRYGGYIPGIRPGKTTADYLDSVLTRLTVLGAAYLSIVCLLPEILISQYSVPFYFGGTSLLIVVTVTLDTVGQVQSHLLAHQYEGLVKKSKLKGRGR
- a CDS encoding adenylate kinase, which produces MNIILFGAPGAGKGTQAKRLVDDRGMVQLSTGDMLRAAIDAGTDLGLRAKEIMDRGDLVSDDIILGMIGERMQNPDCANGVILDGFPRTVAQADGLTSMFADLGLTLDHVIEIKVDEDALFARIETRAAETGGSRADDNAETLRKRLAVYHENTAPLLPYYAEKGLMRTVDGMASIDEVGQAIDTILG